From a single Adhaeribacter swui genomic region:
- a CDS encoding NAD-dependent succinate-semialdehyde dehydrogenase codes for MAIKSRNPATKEVLKTFEPHTSAELENILYTADAAFAKWQKTLFDERAKLMRQAAQELRDNNRHYAKTITLEMGKPIREAVAEINKCALCCDFYADNAENYLQDEEISSDASISYITYQPLGIILAIMPWNFPFWQVFRFAAPSLMAGNVGLLKHASNVPQCALAIEEIFKKAGFPEGVFTSALIETSEIENLIKDDRIKAVTLTGSEGAGASVGALAGSQIKKTVLELGGSDAFIVLQDTNVEETAKMAAKARMINTGQSCIAAKRFIVEEAIAQPFMQRMKFYLEQMKRGDTLDETTDYGPLARPDLAESVQKQVNDSVAKGAQIILDGGQPEPESAYFYPMMLTNIPAGTPAHDEEIFGPVACIFVVKDAEEAIRVANDCRYGLGASIWTGNVPEARRLARQIEAGAVFINGIVQSHPALPFGGIKKSGYGRELSYVGIREFVNQKTVWVA; via the coding sequence ATGGCTATTAAATCACGTAATCCGGCTACGAAAGAGGTGTTAAAAACATTTGAACCTCATACATCCGCTGAGTTAGAAAATATTTTATACACTGCCGATGCGGCTTTTGCTAAATGGCAAAAAACCCTCTTTGATGAACGGGCTAAGTTAATGCGCCAGGCGGCACAAGAATTACGGGACAATAACCGCCATTATGCTAAAACTATAACTTTGGAGATGGGCAAACCCATCCGAGAAGCAGTGGCTGAAATTAATAAATGTGCCCTCTGTTGCGATTTTTACGCAGATAATGCGGAAAACTACCTGCAAGACGAAGAAATTAGTTCTGATGCCTCTATAAGCTACATTACGTACCAACCTTTAGGAATTATTCTGGCAATTATGCCCTGGAACTTTCCTTTTTGGCAGGTATTCCGGTTTGCCGCTCCCAGCTTAATGGCCGGAAATGTAGGTTTGCTTAAGCATGCGTCTAACGTGCCGCAATGTGCTTTAGCTATTGAAGAAATTTTTAAAAAAGCAGGATTTCCGGAAGGGGTATTTACGTCGGCTTTGATTGAAACATCGGAAATAGAAAACCTGATAAAAGATGACCGGATTAAAGCGGTAACCCTAACGGGTAGCGAAGGAGCGGGGGCCAGTGTAGGCGCTTTAGCGGGCAGTCAAATTAAAAAGACCGTGCTGGAATTAGGAGGCAGCGATGCTTTTATTGTACTTCAAGATACGAATGTAGAAGAAACTGCCAAAATGGCCGCCAAAGCCCGAATGATTAATACCGGCCAAAGCTGCATTGCCGCCAAACGTTTTATTGTGGAAGAAGCAATAGCACAACCGTTTATGCAGCGTATGAAATTTTACTTAGAACAGATGAAGCGGGGCGATACCCTGGATGAAACCACCGACTATGGCCCTTTAGCCCGGCCGGATTTAGCGGAATCTGTACAGAAACAAGTAAACGATTCGGTGGCAAAAGGGGCCCAAATAATACTGGATGGCGGTCAGCCCGAACCGGAAAGTGCTTACTTTTATCCCATGATGCTAACGAATATTCCGGCGGGCACTCCTGCCCATGATGAAGAAATCTTTGGCCCGGTGGCTTGTATCTTTGTCGTGAAAGATGCTGAAGAAGCCATCCGGGTTGCTAATGACTGCCGCTACGGGTTGGGAGCTTCTATCTGGACAGGCAATGTGCCGGAAGCCCGGCGGCTTGCCCGGCAAATAGAAGCCGGCGCAGTATTTATTAACGGCATTGTGCAATCGCATCCGGCTTTGCCTTTTGGGGGAATTAAAAAATCAGGTTACGGTCGGGAATTATCGTATGTTGGTATCCGGGAATTTGTGAATCAGAAAACCGTTTGGGTAGCTTGA